A single region of the Zootoca vivipara chromosome 2, rZooViv1.1, whole genome shotgun sequence genome encodes:
- the LOC118080166 gene encoding major histocompatibility complex class I-related gene protein-like, which translates to MVGSEVSPYGSNEAYWTFGYDGRDFLSLDKETDTWIGADAVAQVIERMWEADSSMIPRFKFLVEVVFIEWLQKYEAYAKEALLRKEPPVVKVTRKPNNDGMETLICRAHSFYPKEINSTWRKDGEASGQDTVHGGVLPNSDGTYYNWLSIKINPKDRNHYWCHVEHIGLQKPMDVPSEEPGSHMGIIIGCILGGIFFLAAVSAGIYVYITKKQGSGSSSGAVAALKQPLLGQLEGERSAGGGKQEKACGARPPAGLDHQLPGPL; encoded by the exons ATGGTTGGCTCTGAGGTGAGTCCGTATGGGAGCAATGAAGCATATTGGACGTTTGGCTATGATGGGAGGGACTTTCTCAGCCTTGACAAGGAGACTGATACCTGGATTGGAGCAGATGCAGTGGCCCAAGTGATTGAGAGGATGTGGGAGGCTGACAGTTCCATGATCCCACGTTTCAAGTTCTTAGTAGAGGTGGTTTTCATTGAATGGCTGCAGAAATATGAAGCCTACGCCAAGGAGGCTCTGCTGCGGAAAG AGCCCCCAGTAGTCAAGGTAACTAGGAAGCCAAACAATGATGGCATGGAAACTCTCATCTGCCGGGCCCACAGCTTCTATCCCAAGGAGATCAACTCTACCTGGAGAAAGGATGGGGAGGCTTCTGGGCAGGATACAGTTCATGGGGGTGTTCTCCCCAACTCAGATGGAACCTACTACAACTGGCTCAGCATTAAGATCAACCCCAAAGACAGGAACCACTATTGGTGCCATGTGGAGCATATTGGCCTACAGAAGCCTATGGACGTGCCCTCCGAAGAACCTG GCTCCCACATGGGGATCATTATTGGCTGCATCCTGGGCGGAATCTTCTTCCTGGCGGCTGTGAGTGCTGGGATCTATGTGTACATCA CTAAGAAACAAGGGTCTGGCAGCTCCAGTGGGG CGGTGGCGGCGCTGAAACAGCCGCTCCTGGGTCAGCTCGAGGGCGAGcgcagtgcggggggggggaagcaggagaaAGCATGCGGCGCTCGCCCTCCGGCCGGCCTGGATCATCAACTTCCGGGGCCACtgtga